A segment of the Psychrobacillus sp. FSL K6-2836 genome:
ATCCGAAAGAAGAAATAGAATAAATGAAAACTTATTGAACTAACGCGGTAGTTTAGTTGGATAAGAAAATGATTATTTTTTATAGTTTCATAATGGTAATTTGTATAAAGTGAAGAAGTTGTACAGATATTACCGCAGTTCCTAAATTCATATTCGGATAGGTGAAATAAATGATTTCAATCGATAGAAAACTAAGATTACGAGATTTAGAAGTTTTTCGTTTCTTTAAAGATGATAAAATGCTCGCTTATGTCATTATTGAAGATACTAGAGGACCCTTTACAGAAGAAGATAAAAAGTTAGAGCCACTTTGTTTTTTAGATGACGAAGATATAAATGTAATTGTTAATGTATTTAGAATTTATTTCCTATCAGATGAACCTTTAGAAAAAGAGGAGTCGATTATGTTAAGACAGTTTTTTGGAGAGTTAGTTGACATTAGTTCTGTTACAAACTATATTACTCAAGAATTTATACAAAAAGACTTATATGAGCATGTGGATGATTCTTGGGATGTTAAAACTTATCAAAGAATGTTAGATATAATTGGTTCAAAGTATAAAATCCAATCAATTGATAAAAAAAGTTGGTTAAATTTATCTCAAGAATAATGTCTATTTATTCGAATATTATGGGTTCCTTAGGCAACTCTTTTTTTAATTGAACTACCACGGCAGGTTAGCTAAATAAGTGTGTAGAAAATCACTAAAAACACATTTTAAAAGAGGGAAATTATGAACCACTACCAAATTGGAAAGTTGCATTAAAAATTTGAACAAAATTAATACAGTGAATTTCCAAATGTAAAAAAACGACATGATTTCTTAATCAGAAGCAATATTATTAAGCTAACTGGTGCTTTACTTCAAGAAGGGTAAAGCCTGATTTTTATGGAACTAAAGTAGCAGTTTAGTTCCATAAAAAAATCCTTTAAAATGCTTGTAGTTTTAAATGGTTTGAATATACTGTAAATAAAGGAGGGATAAATATGATTTGGTTAATAGTGCTTATTATTCTTTTTATTATTATCGCCTTTGCTTTACTAGTTGACAGAAGAAATAAGAGAATTAATAACAATAATCAGAATTCAATTAATTCA
Coding sequences within it:
- a CDS encoding terpene synthase; this translates as MISIDRKLRLRDLEVFRFFKDDKMLAYVIIEDTRGPFTEEDKKLEPLCFLDDEDINVIVNVFRIYFLSDEPLEKEESIMLRQFFGELVDISSVTNYITQEFIQKDLYEHVDDSWDVKTYQRMLDIIGSKYKIQSIDKKSWLNLSQE